Sequence from the Egibacter rhizosphaerae genome:
GGCAGCGAGGGGTGATCTCGCCCTTGCCCCGCACCGAATGGTGCGAAGCCCGCTCTTCCCCTGGGGCACCCGAACGCGAGTTTGGGGTTGCCGGGGCGGCCAGCCAGGTACCGATGACCGCCCTCTCTTGAGCTGACGCCAGTGTACGCCACCCAGGACCGTCAGGTGGACCCGCGACGGAGCCTTCTGGGGCACCGCGCTTTGCCCGGAGGGCCTGCCTCTTCACATGTCACGGACCTTTGCGAGGATGGGGCGTGAACGTTCCGGGGGCGGGGGGCGGCCCTCGCATCACGCATAGGGGCGGAGAGTTGGCAGACAGCGAGACCATCAACAACCACGCAGCGTTCATCTGGTCGGTCGCCGACCTGCTGCGCGGCGACTACAAGCAGTCCGAGTACGGGCGGGTGATCCTGCCGATGGTGGTGTTGCGCCGTCTGGACTGCGTCCTGGAACCCACAAAGCAACAAGTCCTTGCACGCGCCGAACAACTGTCGGGGAAGGTCGAGAACACCGAGCCGCTACTGCGCCAGGCCGCCGGGGAGCGGTTCTTCAACACCTCAAAGCTCACCCTGCCCAAGCTCCTCGACGACCCGACCAACATCGCCGATCAGCTCCATGCCTACCTGCTGGGGTTCTCCCCGGCCGCCAAGGATGTGCTGGAGAAGTTCGACCTGCCCGGCCACATCGACCGGCTCGACCGCGCCGATCTGCTGTACCTGGTGGTGTCACGGTTCTGCGACATCGACTTGCACCCGGAGCGGGTGTCGAACCTGGAGATGGGCTATCTGTACGAGGAGCTGATCCGCCGGTTCTCCGAGCTGTCCAACGAAACCGCCGGGGAGCACTTCACTCCCCGCGAGGTCATCCGGCTGATGGTCAACCTGCTCTTCAGCGAGGACGACGCTGCCCTGTCCCGCCCCGGCGTCGTGTCCACCCTCTTCGACCCCGCCTGCGGAACCGGGGGGATGCTGTCGGTCGCCGAGGACCACCTGCGCCACCTCAACCCCGAGGCGCACCTGGAAGCCTACGGACAAGAACTGAACGCCGAGACCTACGCGATCTGCCGCTCGGACATGATGCTCAAAGGCCAAGACGCCTCCCGCATCCAGCTCGGCAACAGCTTCTCCGACGACGCCTTCGGTGGCCTGGCCTTCGATTACATGCTCGCCAACCCCCCGTTCGGGGTCGAGTGGAAGAAGGTCGAAAAGCCCATCAAGGACGAGGCGGAGTCGAAGGGGTTCGCGGGCCGGTTCGGGGCGGGGCTGCCGCGCATCAACGACGGCAGCTTCCTGTTCTTGCAGCACATGATCTCCAAGATGAAACCCCCCGAGCAGGGCGGCTCCCGGTTAGCGATCGTGTTCAACGGCTCCCCGCTGTTCACGGGCAGCGCAGGCTCCGGCGAGTCGGAGATCCGCCGCTGGATCATCGAAAGCGACTGGCTCGAAGCCGTCATCGCCCTGCCCGACCAGCTCTTCTACAACACCGGGATCTCCACCTACTTCTGGGTGGTCACCAACCGCAAACGCCCCGAACGGCGCGGCAAGGTCCAGCTCATCGACGCCCGCGACTACTGGACCAAGATGCGCAAGTCTCTCGGCGAGAAGCGCAAGGAACTCTCCCCCGACCACATCGCCGACATCACCCGCATCTACGGCGACTTCGAAGAAGGCGAGCACTCCAAGATCCTGCCCAACGAAGCGCTCGGGTTCCTGCGCATCACCGTCGAACGACCCCTCAGGCTGCGCTGGGAGGTCACCGAGCACACGCTGGCCGCCCTGCGGGCCGCCAAGCCGCTCGCCAAGCTCGACCCCAACATCCTCGACGACCTCGCAGGCGCGCTCGCCAACCACACCGGCCTGACCTCCACCGACCGCGCCGACCTCGAACCCGCCGTCACCCCGGTGATCTCCGCCGCCGGGCTCACCAAGCCGCAGACCAAAGCGGTGTGGGACGCCCTCGCCGTCCGCG
This genomic interval carries:
- a CDS encoding type I restriction-modification system subunit M: MADSETINNHAAFIWSVADLLRGDYKQSEYGRVILPMVVLRRLDCVLEPTKQQVLARAEQLSGKVENTEPLLRQAAGERFFNTSKLTLPKLLDDPTNIADQLHAYLLGFSPAAKDVLEKFDLPGHIDRLDRADLLYLVVSRFCDIDLHPERVSNLEMGYLYEELIRRFSELSNETAGEHFTPREVIRLMVNLLFSEDDAALSRPGVVSTLFDPACGTGGMLSVAEDHLRHLNPEAHLEAYGQELNAETYAICRSDMMLKGQDASRIQLGNSFSDDAFGGLAFDYMLANPPFGVEWKKVEKPIKDEAESKGFAGRFGAGLPRINDGSFLFLQHMISKMKPPEQGGSRLAIVFNGSPLFTGSAGSGESEIRRWIIESDWLEAVIALPDQLFYNTGISTYFWVVTNRKRPERRGKVQLIDARDYWTKMRKSLGEKRKELSPDHIADITRIYGDFEEGEHSKILPNEALGFLRITVERPLRLRWEVTEHTLAALRAAKPLAKLDPNILDDLAGALANHTGLTSTDRADLEPAVTPVISAAGLTKPQTKAVWDALAVRDPHAPVITNRKGDPEPDPELRDQENVALPQRPVRYEADPTARLDTIEHRTAIDNHLETEIRPYVPDAWIDHTKTKIGYEIPLTRHFYKYQPPRPLDEIDTEIRQLEAEIQQLLNEVTE